A single genomic interval of Oryza sativa Japonica Group chromosome 7, ASM3414082v1 harbors:
- the LOC4343343 gene encoding dof zinc finger protein MNB1A: MAGAGGAATAAAGGGGGGGVAAGRSGGGGGGGAAAAAGAGAPDPRAEALRCPRCDSANTKFCYYNNYSLSQPRHFCKACKRYWTRGGTLRNVPVGGGCRKNKRSRSGGAAPGGGVGRGGPGGGAAAAVSSAGGGAAGTSPASSLALPQPGSLPSLSSALGLTGGTSLASLLLGSGGSGGDHLGLFQAMQSVVSDAAAFEMHQQHQSQVDHLLGLGYGAAGAQIQAAKPWLHDGGATGGLLDGFYAPLLSGSIVPGLEELQVKAEATTGDHQQKSSAAAAGEQSWDLPTPSSSNVEASIIASDALMAAAAASMNPAVSAAAASTAPSAQSLLYWGNGGIGAAAAAWPDLANCGSSIATLF, encoded by the coding sequence atggctggAGCGGGGGGTGCGGCTACGGCtgcagcgggaggaggaggtgggggaggggtggcggcggggaggagtggaggtggtggtggtggtggcgcggcggcggcggcgggggcgggggcgccgGACCCGAGGGCGGAGGCGCTGCGGTGCCCGCGGTGCGACTCGGCGAACACCAAGTTCTGCTACTACAACAACTACTCGCTGTCGCAGCCGCGGCACTTCTGCAAGGCGTGCAAGCGCTACTGGACGCGCGGCGGCACGCTGCGGAACGTCCCCGTCGGCGGCGGGTGCCGGAAGAACAAGCGgtcgaggagcggcggcgcggcgcctgGTGGCGGCGTGGGGAGGGGCGGGCCTggaggcggggcggcggcggccgtctcgTCGGCTGGCGGCGGTGCAGCTGGGACTTCGCCCGCGTCGTCGCTGGCGCTGCCGCAGCCAGGGTCGCTGCCGTCGCTGTCGTCGGCGCTGGGGCTCACCGGGGGAACCTCGCTGGCGTCGCTGCTGCTCGGGAGCGGCGGCTCCGGGGGTGACCACCTCGGGCTCTTCCAGGCCATGCAGTCGGTGGTGTCCGACGCGGCCGCGTTCGAGATGCACCAGCAGCATCAGTCGCAGGTGGATCACCTGCTCGGCCTCGGCTACGGCGCCGCGGGGGCGCAGATCCAGGCGGCCAAGCCGTGGCTGCAtgacggcggcgccaccggtgGCCTCCTCGACGGCTTCTACGCGCCGCTCCTGTCCGGCTCCATCGTGCCGGGGCTCGAGGAGCTCCAAGTCAAGGCGGAGGCCACCACCGGCGACCACCAGCAGaagtcatcggcggcggcggccggtgagcAGAGCTGGGACctgccgacgccgtcgtcgtccaacGTCGAGGCGAGCATCATCGCGTCGGACGCGCtcatggccgccgcggccgcgtcgaTGAACCCGGCggtcagcgccgccgccgcctccacggcgcCGTCCGCGCAGTCGCTCCTCTACTGGGGCAACGGCGGcattggcgccgccgccgcggcatggCCGGACCTCGCCAACTGCGGATCCTCCATAGCGACGCTCTTCTAG